The following are encoded in a window of Candidatus Cloacimonadota bacterium genomic DNA:
- a CDS encoding type II secretion system protein → MKKLKNLKGFTLIELLIVIAIIGILASIVLVSLNSARNKATVAAYKSTITSLVPAVTMCCDVSTNHLLDVESEDLCNPDLADVDLPTSDALKATSVSYDVINDCDETNPAISVTPTGLPIDACNDTVHVTMTGIVNDNDGDTVFGEADESGFPTGC, encoded by the coding sequence ATGAAAAAATTAAAGAATCTGAAAGGTTTTACATTGATTGAATTGCTGATCGTGATCGCCATTATCGGAATTCTGGCTTCTATCGTGTTGGTGAGTTTGAACAGCGCGAGAAATAAAGCCACGGTTGCCGCTTACAAGTCAACAATTACTAGCTTAGTTCCTGCTGTGACAATGTGTTGCGATGTTTCTACAAATCATCTTTTGGATGTGGAGAGTGAGGATCTTTGTAATCCGGATTTAGCCGATGTTGATTTGCCGACTTCCGATGCTTTAAAAGCTACTAGTGTGAGTTATGATGTTATCAATGACTGTGATGAGACTAATCCGGCAATTAGTGTAACTCCCACAGGACTTCCTATTGATGCTTGCAATGATACTGTTCATGTTACAATGACAGGAATTGTGAATGATAATGATGGTGATACCGTATTTGGTGAAGCAGATGAATCAGGATTTCCTACCGGATGCTAG
- a CDS encoding type II secretion system protein, producing MKKSMKNKGFTLIEVLITIAIIGILASVTLVSLNRSRVKANTAVLKSAVSSLRPALSVCCSKTANTTNAAVNPAANAEICSTAIGSSFPVAADLKATGVTYTSADCDGASPQPFIDVMVTGHSNTNCNGPAVIRVTENAIIFPAGC from the coding sequence ATAAAAAAGAGCATGAAAAATAAAGGATTTACGCTCATTGAAGTTTTAATTACCATTGCTATTATTGGTATTTTAGCTTCAGTAACGCTGGTAAGTTTGAACAGGTCAAGAGTGAAAGCAAATACAGCTGTGCTGAAATCCGCGGTTTCAAGCTTACGGCCGGCATTGTCAGTTTGTTGCAGTAAAACAGCTAATACTACCAATGCCGCTGTTAATCCCGCGGCTAACGCTGAAATTTGCAGTACTGCCATAGGATCGTCTTTTCCTGTCGCCGCCGATTTAAAAGCGACCGGCGTAACCTATACTTCCGCTGACTGCGATGGAGCTTCACCTCAGCCTTTCATTGATGTTATGGTAACGGGGCATTCTAATACTAATTGCAACGGGCCGGCTGTTATTAGAGTAACTGAAAACGCGATCATATTTCCCGCCGGC